In Mastomys coucha isolate ucsf_1 unplaced genomic scaffold, UCSF_Mcou_1 pScaffold5, whole genome shotgun sequence, one genomic interval encodes:
- the LOC116078032 gene encoding small nuclear ribonucleoprotein G-like isoform X1, which produces MSKAYPPKLRKFMDKKLSLKLNGGKHVQGILWGFDPFMNLVIDECVEMVTSGQQNNIGVVAIRGNSIVC; this is translated from the coding sequence ATGAGCAAAGCCTACCCTCCCAAACTGAGGAAGTTTATGGACAAGAAGTTATCATTGAAATTAAACGGTGGCAAGCATGTACAAGGAATACTGTGGGGCTTTGATCCCTTCATGAACCTTGTGATTGATGAGTGTGTGGAGATGGTAACCAGTGGGCAGCAGAACAACATCGGCGTGGTGGCCATCCGAGGAAACAGCATCGTCTGTTAG
- the LOC116078032 gene encoding small nuclear ribonucleoprotein G-like isoform X2, which translates to MCMFMDKKLSLKLNGGKHVQGILWGFDPFMNLVIDECVEMVTSGQQNNIGVVAIRGNSIVC; encoded by the coding sequence TTTATGGACAAGAAGTTATCATTGAAATTAAACGGTGGCAAGCATGTACAAGGAATACTGTGGGGCTTTGATCCCTTCATGAACCTTGTGATTGATGAGTGTGTGGAGATGGTAACCAGTGGGCAGCAGAACAACATCGGCGTGGTGGCCATCCGAGGAAACAGCATCGTCTGTTAG